The proteins below come from a single Oscillospiraceae bacterium genomic window:
- the leuB gene encoding 3-isopropylmalate dehydrogenase yields the protein MQKNITLIYGDCSSPEIVTQAVRVLDKIAEKHGHTFTYTRAYMGGEAIDKFGDPLPESELEKCKNADSVLLGAIGGPKWEGLPGEKRPEKGLLRLRAGMGLYANNRPAKIWPQLADASPLKKSIVDKGIDFLVVRELIGGVYFGEHKTIEQNGEKVAIDTMPYAEHEIERIGRIGFETAMKRRKKLTCVDKANVLDTSRLWRAVMHRLQAEYPEVEYSEMFVDNCAMQICKNPAQFDVIVTENMFGDILSDEASEITGSIGMVPSSSLGEGTCGLYEPIHGSAPDIAGQDVVNPIACILSAAMMLRYSFDMPAEADEIEAAVNAVLDAGYRTADMMADGCTKVGCTEMGNKILEHI from the coding sequence ATGCAGAAAAACATCACTCTGATCTACGGTGACTGCTCCAGCCCGGAGATCGTGACACAGGCGGTGCGCGTGCTGGATAAAATTGCAGAAAAGCACGGCCATACCTTTACCTATACCCGCGCCTACATGGGCGGCGAGGCCATCGACAAATTCGGTGACCCGCTGCCGGAATCCGAACTGGAAAAATGCAAAAACGCTGACAGTGTCCTGCTCGGTGCCATCGGCGGCCCCAAGTGGGAGGGACTGCCCGGCGAAAAGCGCCCCGAAAAGGGCCTGCTCCGGCTGCGCGCCGGCATGGGCCTGTACGCCAACAACCGCCCGGCGAAGATCTGGCCGCAGCTGGCCGATGCCTCCCCGCTGAAAAAGTCCATCGTGGATAAGGGCATTGACTTCCTTGTTGTGCGTGAGCTGATCGGCGGTGTCTATTTCGGCGAGCATAAGACGATTGAGCAGAACGGCGAGAAGGTCGCCATCGACACAATGCCCTACGCGGAGCATGAGATCGAGCGCATCGGCCGCATCGGCTTTGAAACAGCCATGAAGCGCCGCAAAAAGCTGACCTGTGTGGACAAGGCCAATGTGTTGGACACCAGCCGTCTGTGGCGCGCCGTCATGCACCGCCTGCAGGCCGAGTACCCCGAGGTCGAATACAGTGAGATGTTTGTGGACAACTGCGCCATGCAGATCTGCAAGAACCCCGCGCAGTTTGATGTTATTGTGACGGAAAATATGTTCGGCGACATTCTTTCCGACGAAGCCAGCGAGATCACCGGCAGCATCGGCATGGTGCCGTCCTCCTCTCTGGGCGAGGGGACCTGCGGTCTGTATGAGCCGATCCACGGCTCTGCGCCCGATATTGCCGGGCAGGATGTCGTGAACCCGATCGCCTGCATCCTCTCAGCCGCCATGATGCTGCGCTACAGCTTTGACATGCCGGCCGAGGCGGATGAAATCGAGGCTGCCGTGAACGCGGTCCTCGATGCCGGCTACCGCACCGCCGACATGATGGCAGACGGCTGCACCAAGGTTGGCTGCACCGAGATGGGCAACAAGATTTTGGAGCATATTTAA